CTTACTGGGACCCAGACATAGGGTCCGGGAAAAGCACAGCAGCCAGTGAGTGATGTCACAAAGACTTGGGCAGCTGCGTGCAGCTAATGAGAAAGGAGGCATCGGCTGGGAGCCATCCAGCTGGACTATGCAGTGAAAAAAACCTGCTGACAGTAGCTCTAAGGGAAGGGACTGGGAGACAATAACCCGCCTCATCCTGTCGTCGTTATTGCCTTAGAAGGCTTGAACATGTCTCACTGATGCCATCAAAGAAGATGATCAGAGCTGAGTTTTCCTACTGTTCCCCATAGAGTCCTCTGAAGCCAACAGCTGCGATTAGATAGGAACTAGGTCGGCACACTGAGAGAccaccagcagctgccagcaTGTGGTCTCTGCTGCCGACTCCTCTCTGCCTGATCACTGTATTCCTGCTCTTAGAGGCACCTATGGCTGAAGTCTTTGTTTACGTGGTCTACAAGCAGAACTCCACCTGCATAGATTTTAGAGCGCTGTCTGCCTGCCTGGGGCCTCCTGTCCCGAGAGAGGGCCTGAGGGGTTATCTGATTGAGGCAGCACCTGCAAATGCCTGTCATCCTATCGGGGGTCCACCAGCAGGCGGCAATTCCTCGGCAGCCTTCATCGTGCTCATAAGTAGGTATGACTGCCCGTTGGGAGTTAAGATCCTTCATGCTCAGCAAGCTGGCTATCAAGCTGCTATTGTCCACAATGTGAACTCAGAGAAACTGGTGACAATGGTGACCAATGTTGAAGAAATCAGGCAGAAGGTTGGAATTCCTTCCGTCTTTACTGGGGAATCAGCCTCCAAGCAGCTGAGAAGGGTTATGGGCTCGGAAAAAGGCATTCATGTCACTCTAGTGGTACCTGAACATTATCATAATCCCTGCTGGGACAATGCAAAGCTCTCCATCGGGGACACTGCTAGGCACTACTGGGATCTCCAGTTTGGATATTGCTCCACACGCATGATTTCTCTTTTCATCCAGGAGTTTGGCATGGCAATCGGCATGATCGTGTGCACCCTGCTGGTTGTGGGCTGCATGAGATGGTGCAGGAAGAGCCAGAAGATAACCGTGAGCACGTTCAAAACGGGAGACAAGTATGTTACATGTGTGATCTGCATGGCCGAGTATGAAGAAGGAGACCAGCTGAAGATCCTCCCTTGTTCTCATGTCTATCATGGCACATGCATAGACTCGTGGCTTCTCATCCAGTCCCAGTGTAAGACCTGCCCAATTTGCAAACAGCAAGTGACTGTTGCCAGATAGACCTTTGACACGGACATGCATCGAAATGTCCCTCTGCAAGTGTAAAACGTTTTAGATGAGGGAAAATAAAATGAGTTTGAGATCACAGCTGCTGGAAGTCTctggtgtgcacacacacacatacacatttcaCTAACATTTCCTGTAGCTTTCTCCAGGAGGAAAATATATACAATGAAACCTGTTTTACGCAGAGCCCATGGGGCCAGTAACAATCAGTTGCCTAGTACAGGTGAGTCTTTAAATAACTACAGGGCTAACAAAACCATACtgga
The sequence above is a segment of the Gopherus evgoodei ecotype Sinaloan lineage chromosome 22, rGopEvg1_v1.p, whole genome shotgun sequence genome. Coding sequences within it:
- the LOC115638840 gene encoding E3 ubiquitin-protein ligase ZNRF4-like codes for the protein MWSLLPTPLCLITVFLLLEAPMAEVFVYVVYKQNSTCIDFRALSACLGPPVPREGLRGYLIEAAPANACHPIGGPPAGGNSSAAFIVLISRYDCPLGVKILHAQQAGYQAAIVHNVNSEKLVTMVTNVEEIRQKVGIPSVFTGESASKQLRRVMGSEKGIHVTLVVPEHYHNPCWDNAKLSIGDTARHYWDLQFGYCSTRMISLFIQEFGMAIGMIVCTLLVVGCMRWCRKSQKITVSTFKTGDKYVTCVICMAEYEEGDQLKILPCSHVYHGTCIDSWLLIQSQCKTCPICKQQVTVAR